One part of the Methylobacterium mesophilicum SR1.6/6 genome encodes these proteins:
- a CDS encoding AAA family ATPase, giving the protein MNVEAQPRRQRVVGLIGCPGSGKSTYARRFFDPMQGWVHLTLDDLRQTFWPPDRHVYWQVRRTDWNEEARGLLHGTKVAALDAALAAGFNVVMADTHLTREAFEAELQVIARHGLSVEWKVFDLSWESLLARNEARGGVDPSHRQPETVLRLAYEAFLAPDAWWRSLPQAQVELIKP; this is encoded by the coding sequence ATGAATGTTGAGGCACAACCGCGCCGGCAGAGGGTGGTGGGGCTGATCGGATGCCCGGGATCAGGCAAGTCCACCTATGCGCGCCGGTTCTTCGATCCGATGCAGGGCTGGGTGCACCTCACCCTGGACGATCTCCGCCAGACATTCTGGCCGCCGGACCGTCACGTCTACTGGCAGGTCCGACGAACGGACTGGAACGAAGAGGCACGCGGACTCCTCCACGGCACGAAGGTCGCCGCCCTGGACGCGGCCCTGGCGGCGGGGTTCAACGTGGTGATGGCCGACACCCATCTGACCCGCGAGGCGTTCGAAGCCGAGCTTCAAGTCATCGCGCGGCACGGGCTCTCGGTCGAGTGGAAGGTGTTCGACCTGTCCTGGGAGTCACTCCTTGCCCGCAATGAGGCCCGTGGCGGAGTTGACCCGTCACATCGTCAGCCGGAGACCGTCCTGCGGTTGGCCTACGAAGCCTTTCTGGCGCCCGACGCGTGGTGGCGCTCGCTCCCACAGGCTCAAGTCGAGCTCATTAAGCCTTGA
- a CDS encoding MFS transporter, whose amino-acid sequence MGVRNDHPHCEAAASGSAVRRTISLAAMYVPLSFVSGLAFVAVPAQMRDGGQSLVLIGFQTIVMLPWLAKIVWAPWIERYRLPCRGRQRTATIAVAGVGVSTLMLAALAVSSDPSPAFLLGCLLVAATAVATVDIACDGFTIDVSAAADRGWANTAQVAGAYVGIALSGGLFLMVLPSLGWTATLFGLTGLSVLLSIPFLRVAMAVDRDSIRSHRPNLRSALGSRAVRIGLLLVLACSAGPRLSQSMIVPSLVDRGLSLPVIGLIDGIGGVAVSLLGTLCAAAAVRRLGPLRPLVWALGIQASCLALISLLSQMGSVPPWLVAGPVVLLAGATAFGLVALYAELMAYTSPGQPGVDFTVFQCSDAGLALLAGPTSGVIATRFGYDGCFAIASCATLLAFISVPVLIRNCRSATV is encoded by the coding sequence ATGGGTGTGCGGAACGATCATCCGCATTGCGAAGCGGCCGCTTCCGGATCGGCGGTGCGCAGGACAATCAGCCTTGCGGCGATGTACGTGCCGCTGAGCTTTGTCTCCGGCCTCGCCTTCGTCGCCGTTCCGGCACAGATGCGAGACGGCGGTCAGTCCCTCGTCCTCATCGGCTTCCAGACCATCGTCATGCTGCCGTGGCTGGCCAAGATCGTCTGGGCTCCCTGGATCGAGCGCTACCGCCTGCCATGTCGCGGGCGGCAGCGCACGGCTACGATCGCAGTGGCTGGCGTAGGCGTCAGCACCCTCATGCTCGCCGCACTCGCCGTCAGCAGCGACCCATCCCCGGCCTTCCTCCTCGGTTGTCTCCTCGTGGCCGCTACAGCGGTCGCGACCGTCGACATCGCGTGCGATGGCTTCACCATCGATGTCAGTGCCGCGGCGGATCGGGGCTGGGCGAACACCGCGCAGGTGGCGGGAGCCTATGTCGGCATCGCCCTAAGCGGTGGCCTGTTTCTGATGGTGCTTCCTTCGCTAGGTTGGACTGCAACCCTGTTTGGCCTCACAGGCCTTTCTGTTCTCCTGTCGATCCCGTTCCTGCGCGTGGCGATGGCTGTCGATCGCGACAGCATCCGTTCCCACCGGCCGAATCTTCGTAGCGCCCTCGGAAGCCGGGCAGTCCGCATCGGCCTGCTGCTGGTACTGGCCTGCAGCGCAGGCCCACGATTGAGCCAGAGTATGATCGTCCCCTCGTTAGTGGATCGCGGCCTCAGTCTGCCGGTGATCGGGCTGATCGACGGGATTGGCGGTGTTGCGGTGAGCTTGCTCGGCACCCTATGCGCGGCTGCTGCAGTCCGCCGCCTCGGCCCACTGCGGCCCCTCGTCTGGGCGCTGGGCATCCAGGCCAGTTGCCTCGCTCTGATCTCCCTGTTGAGCCAAATGGGCTCGGTCCCGCCGTGGCTTGTGGCTGGCCCCGTCGTGCTCCTGGCCGGCGCGACAGCGTTTGGGCTCGTAGCATTGTACGCCGAGTTGATGGCCTACACGTCACCGGGCCAACCGGGTGTCGACTTCACGGTATTCCAATGTTCCGACGCGGGACTGGCACTTCTCGCTGGACCAACAAGCGGCGTGATCGCCACCCGATTTGGGTATGACGGTTGCTTTGCTATTGCGTCGTGCGCAACCTTACTCGCCTTCATCAGCGTGCCCGTCCTAATCCGCAACTGCCGATCCGCAACCGTGTGA
- a CDS encoding exodeoxyribonuclease VII large subunit produces MTRPTDEIRELRDLLGWLRQRLRGEHTVRASVLTVEPLGSDGHLLLLGEGDPSGSVEPPRLKVRLAAADFAACRDAIGDALDPAALVNRTIVVRLQTGLRQRYGRGAGVQARVTAVISVGTLPIEGEIQRERTLQRLRRERCRLGPGTWEEPEDPRHIALIAAEFGDARRDVEHVLRPFEENGLIRLHRIYAMFEGPSAEHSLSEAFARAGELHREHGLSATLVCRGGGPVEGFQALNAYATVRAAAEVPNLVAGLGHAGTPLTALDAVAARSEPTPTAAAMLVRRLVEATGARAERALAAFDAALAEDLETAGRIALAVALQGFAASLGDLAELADRRLRQLHRGVERSLLTGLAAAAGMATGAMAEIEPSAPPVEVLGFGDGDDDEDPPWEPGWALVTAADTGLVIERYRELTSNRPLFLHFRDGTIFVRIVPTFVAYN; encoded by the coding sequence GTGACCCGGCCCACCGACGAGATCCGCGAGTTGCGCGATCTGCTCGGATGGCTGCGGCAGCGCCTGCGCGGCGAGCACACAGTGCGGGCCAGCGTCCTGACCGTCGAACCCCTCGGGTCTGATGGACACCTGCTCCTGCTCGGCGAGGGCGATCCGAGCGGTAGCGTCGAGCCACCCCGGCTCAAGGTCCGGCTCGCCGCGGCCGACTTCGCCGCCTGCCGGGATGCGATCGGCGACGCCCTCGATCCCGCGGCCCTGGTGAACCGGACGATCGTGGTCCGGCTGCAGACGGGCCTGCGCCAACGCTACGGGCGCGGGGCAGGCGTCCAGGCCCGGGTCACCGCCGTTATCTCGGTCGGCACGTTACCGATCGAGGGCGAGATCCAGCGCGAACGAACGCTGCAGCGCCTGCGGCGCGAGAGGTGCCGCCTCGGCCCCGGGACCTGGGAGGAGCCGGAAGATCCGCGCCACATCGCGCTGATCGCCGCCGAGTTCGGCGATGCGCGTCGCGACGTCGAGCACGTCCTGCGCCCGTTCGAGGAAAACGGACTGATCCGGCTCCACCGGATCTACGCGATGTTCGAGGGACCGTCGGCGGAGCACTCGTTGAGCGAGGCGTTCGCCCGAGCGGGCGAGCTACACCGCGAGCACGGCCTGTCCGCGACCCTGGTGTGCCGGGGTGGCGGTCCGGTCGAGGGGTTCCAGGCTCTCAACGCCTACGCGACGGTGCGCGCAGCCGCCGAGGTTCCGAACCTCGTCGCCGGGCTCGGCCATGCTGGGACGCCGCTCACCGCCCTCGATGCGGTCGCGGCGCGATCGGAGCCGACCCCGACGGCCGCGGCGATGCTGGTGCGCCGGCTTGTCGAGGCCACCGGCGCGCGGGCCGAGCGCGCGCTCGCGGCGTTCGACGCCGCCCTCGCGGAGGATCTCGAGACGGCCGGGCGCATCGCCCTGGCGGTGGCCTTGCAGGGCTTCGCCGCGAGCCTGGGCGATCTCGCGGAGCTCGCCGATCGGCGGCTGCGACAGCTTCATCGCGGCGTCGAGCGCAGCCTGCTGACCGGCCTCGCCGCGGCAGCTGGCATGGCGACCGGCGCGATGGCCGAGATCGAGCCGTCCGCCCCTCCCGTCGAGGTGCTCGGCTTCGGCGACGGGGATGACGACGAGGACCCACCCTGGGAACCGGGGTGGGCGCTGGTGACGGCGGCCGACACCGGCCTCGTCATCGAGCGCTATCGAGAGCTTACGTCCAATAGGCCGCTGTTCCTGCACTTCCGCGACGGGACGATCTTCGTCCGGATCGTGCCGACCTTCGTCGCCTACAACTGA
- a CDS encoding TonB-dependent siderophore receptor: protein MSGASIAAPFVASSIALAQATGERVTLQELSVESSGQGAVATSGPGLIGETARGPVRGFVASRSATATKTDTPLIRTPESIAVVTADEIATEQAQSLGETLKYVAGVAGQVNGAGDTRCGGFQIRGFDVTSNSVYRDGLRLPGTSSADFNCLDPYGAERIEVLKGPASVLYGQNGPGGIINYVSKRPLFTTFGEVAILGGSFDRVQGEFDFGGPLDREGRLAYRMTGVVRQAGNQVDFVNDDRVFLAPALTWRPDADTTLTILSNYQKDKAGWGLQFLPAVGTVFPNLGRFIPRNRFVGIPGQDRYDSEQASIGYEFEHRFADRFIVRSNTRLSYLLNDQILAYGAGYADPVTGDLARFGGTGRSVLRTFATDNHAQVGFDTGPLAHTMLFGLDYRNTGYTENAASFDTNTINVFAPVYDGTVQNLTRYQDVKVHQEQTGVYLQDQIRIERATLVLGGRSDWADTDVNNRFAGSRSEKAVQAFTGKAGLIYNFDNGLAPYVSYSESFLPTLQVDLDGRLFNPETGRQYEVGLKYQPPGFNGYFTAAAFDLLRQNVIRFDAVNATFAPRQTGEIASRGVELEAVVGLTEGLNVRAAYAYIDAEITRDPDGGNAGKVPVTVPRHRASVWANYTVQTGEWQGFGFGGGVRFVGSTYGDDANTFKVPAATVLDSVVSYTRGNYRFSINVNNLLDKRYVASCFNADFGCFYAEGRRVLARLSYRW, encoded by the coding sequence ATGTCTGGCGCCTCCATCGCGGCGCCATTTGTCGCGAGTTCCATCGCCCTTGCTCAAGCGACCGGGGAAAGGGTGACGCTTCAGGAACTCTCGGTGGAGTCGAGCGGTCAGGGCGCTGTCGCAACGTCCGGTCCCGGATTGATAGGCGAAACTGCGAGGGGGCCGGTGCGTGGGTTCGTCGCCTCGCGCAGCGCCACCGCCACCAAGACCGACACTCCCCTGATCCGAACGCCAGAATCCATCGCAGTCGTGACCGCCGACGAGATCGCCACCGAGCAGGCGCAATCCCTCGGGGAAACGCTGAAGTACGTTGCTGGTGTGGCTGGGCAGGTCAACGGCGCGGGGGACACGCGTTGCGGCGGCTTCCAGATTCGCGGCTTCGATGTGACCAGCAACTCCGTCTACCGGGACGGCCTGCGCCTGCCAGGCACGTCGTCGGCCGACTTCAACTGCCTCGACCCATACGGGGCGGAGCGGATCGAGGTGCTGAAAGGCCCGGCCTCGGTGCTCTACGGGCAGAACGGACCCGGCGGCATCATCAACTACGTCAGCAAGCGCCCCCTGTTCACGACGTTTGGAGAGGTCGCGATCCTGGGTGGCAGCTTCGACCGCGTACAGGGCGAATTCGACTTTGGCGGCCCCCTCGATCGCGAGGGCCGGTTGGCCTACCGAATGACGGGTGTCGTGCGGCAGGCAGGCAACCAAGTCGACTTTGTCAACGATGACCGAGTGTTCCTCGCGCCAGCCCTAACGTGGCGGCCCGACGCTGACACGACGCTGACGATCCTATCCAACTACCAGAAGGACAAGGCTGGCTGGGGCCTCCAGTTCCTGCCGGCGGTGGGAACGGTGTTCCCGAACCTCGGCCGGTTCATCCCGCGCAACCGCTTCGTCGGTATTCCCGGTCAGGACCGCTACGACAGCGAGCAGGCCTCGATCGGCTACGAGTTCGAGCATCGTTTCGCCGACAGGTTCATCGTCCGCTCGAACACGCGCCTCAGCTATCTGCTGAACGATCAGATCCTCGCCTACGGAGCCGGTTACGCCGATCCTGTGACGGGCGACCTCGCCCGGTTCGGTGGCACCGGGCGCTCGGTGCTGCGGACCTTCGCGACCGACAATCATGCGCAGGTCGGCTTCGACACGGGACCGCTCGCTCACACGATGCTGTTCGGCCTCGACTACCGCAACACGGGCTACACGGAGAACGCGGCGAGCTTTGACACCAACACGATCAACGTCTTCGCGCCCGTCTACGATGGGACTGTGCAGAACTTGACCCGCTACCAGGACGTGAAGGTCCATCAGGAGCAGACGGGGGTCTATCTTCAGGATCAGATCCGGATCGAGCGGGCCACGCTCGTTCTCGGCGGGCGGAGCGACTGGGCCGATACCGACGTGAACAACCGGTTCGCGGGATCGCGGAGCGAGAAGGCCGTCCAGGCTTTCACCGGCAAGGCCGGCCTGATCTACAACTTCGACAACGGGCTCGCGCCCTACGTCAGCTACTCCGAGTCCTTCCTGCCGACGCTTCAGGTCGACCTCGACGGCCGACTGTTCAATCCTGAGACCGGGCGTCAGTACGAGGTCGGTCTCAAGTATCAGCCCCCTGGCTTCAACGGCTATTTCACGGCGGCCGCCTTCGACCTGCTCCGGCAGAACGTCATCCGGTTCGACGCCGTCAATGCGACCTTCGCGCCGCGGCAGACCGGCGAGATCGCCTCCCGCGGCGTCGAGCTGGAGGCGGTAGTCGGCTTGACGGAAGGGCTGAATGTCCGGGCGGCCTACGCCTACATCGATGCGGAGATCACCCGGGATCCGGACGGCGGCAACGCCGGCAAGGTGCCAGTCACGGTCCCGCGGCACCGGGCATCGGTATGGGCAAATTATACGGTCCAGACCGGCGAGTGGCAGGGCTTCGGGTTCGGTGGCGGCGTCCGTTTTGTTGGGTCGACCTATGGCGACGATGCCAACACGTTCAAGGTTCCGGCCGCGACGGTGCTAGACAGCGTTGTCAGCTACACGAGGGGCAATTACCGTTTCTCGATCAACGTGAACAATCTGCTCGACAAGCGCTACGTTGCTTCGTGCTTCAACGCCGATTTCGGCTGCTTCTACGCCGAAGGTCGTCGCGTTCTCGCCCGACTGTCCTATCGCTGGTAG
- a CDS encoding ABC transporter ATP-binding protein has translation MSLGLQDALVTLDGRTILSDIGLILQPGRFVGLVGPNGAGKTTLLRVLAGLITPSHGQANLEGRPLAGMGRDERARHIAALFQGAGVGWPMTVREIVALGRLPHRRAFASPTDADEAAVARAMARTDILHLADRAEPTLSSGERMRALLARALAVEAPWLLVDEPVTALDPAHQLDAMALLRAIARDGTGVVAVLHDLTLAARFCDRIVVLADGRLIADGSPEKALSDVLLARAFGVTAERGWACDGTRYILPWVRSGAQTEERDDVTTTD, from the coding sequence ATGAGCCTCGGGCTGCAGGATGCCCTGGTGACGCTGGATGGCCGGACCATCCTCTCGGACATCGGTCTGATCTTACAGCCTGGCCGCTTCGTCGGGCTGGTGGGCCCGAACGGGGCCGGCAAGACCACGCTCCTTCGCGTCCTGGCGGGGCTGATTACCCCAAGCCACGGCCAAGCCAACCTCGAAGGCCGTCCGCTGGCCGGCATGGGCCGCGACGAACGGGCTCGCCACATAGCCGCCCTGTTCCAGGGTGCGGGGGTCGGCTGGCCGATGACGGTCCGCGAGATCGTGGCGCTCGGACGGCTGCCGCACCGCCGGGCCTTCGCATCCCCGACCGACGCCGACGAAGCCGCGGTCGCTCGCGCGATGGCCCGCACCGACATCCTCCATCTCGCCGACCGAGCCGAGCCGACCCTCTCCTCGGGCGAGCGCATGCGCGCGCTGCTGGCCCGGGCGCTCGCGGTCGAGGCGCCGTGGCTTCTCGTCGACGAGCCGGTCACGGCCCTCGACCCGGCGCACCAGCTCGACGCGATGGCGCTGCTTCGGGCCATCGCGCGGGACGGCACCGGTGTCGTCGCCGTGCTTCACGACCTGACGCTCGCTGCCCGGTTCTGCGACCGCATCGTCGTGCTGGCCGATGGCCGCCTCATCGCCGACGGCAGCCCGGAGAAGGCCCTGAGCGATGTCCTGCTCGCCAGGGCGTTCGGCGTCACGGCCGAGCGGGGTTGGGCTTGCGACGGAACACGATACATCCTGCCCTGGGTGCGGTCCGGGGCTCAGACGGAGGAACGCGATGACGTCACCACCACGGACTGA
- a CDS encoding DUF6925 family protein, producing MTSPPRTDAVTTLLREALSDPGTAWSLGSFGAIAEFMRDPDEATLPLPDGRMGLATERGAIALAPSPDLRPVAYETAVATGWNHAVALCLPEASCAMNRRGVVTELGPDRDAARERDRNAILFDLGLGLLAVDACVRTSDPEAIACLRSGVGLPLFDPASPIGRQLVALSPHRVFLARVGRIEVYAPIPGPGGTSPEGPHTHVLPKLLRGGRTHAATTPIPAGWVPCAGIHPAHPYKDMMGQRIAFDVVRHDAFQTLLDRWGDPDLLAAKRGGDLSPDSLVSNRHAQAARRVAEVQARYLRGETVEADPELDEDEDAAHHA from the coding sequence ATGACGTCACCACCACGGACTGACGCGGTTACGACCCTGCTGCGCGAGGCGTTGTCCGACCCCGGCACCGCCTGGAGCCTCGGCAGCTTCGGGGCTATCGCCGAGTTCATGCGCGACCCCGACGAGGCCACGTTGCCGCTGCCGGACGGACGCATGGGTCTTGCAACGGAGCGGGGCGCCATCGCTCTCGCCCCCAGTCCCGACCTGCGTCCGGTGGCCTACGAGACCGCCGTCGCGACCGGCTGGAACCACGCCGTCGCCCTTTGCCTGCCTGAAGCGAGTTGCGCGATGAACCGGCGCGGCGTGGTGACGGAACTCGGTCCCGACCGGGACGCCGCCCGCGAACGGGACCGCAACGCCATCCTGTTCGATCTGGGCCTGGGTCTCTTGGCGGTCGATGCCTGCGTGCGCACGAGCGACCCGGAGGCCATCGCCTGCCTGCGGTCCGGCGTCGGACTGCCGCTGTTCGACCCTGCGAGCCCCATCGGTCGCCAACTCGTGGCGCTGAGCCCCCACCGGGTGTTCCTCGCCCGGGTCGGCCGCATCGAGGTCTATGCCCCGATCCCGGGCCCTGGCGGCACCAGCCCGGAGGGCCCTCACACACACGTCCTGCCCAAGCTCCTGCGCGGCGGTCGCACTCATGCGGCGACCACGCCGATTCCGGCAGGCTGGGTTCCCTGTGCCGGCATTCATCCGGCTCACCCCTACAAGGACATGATGGGCCAGCGGATCGCCTTCGACGTGGTCCGGCACGACGCCTTCCAGACCCTCCTCGACCGGTGGGGTGATCCTGACTTGCTCGCGGCCAAGCGCGGCGGGGACCTCAGCCCGGACAGCCTCGTGTCGAACCGCCACGCGCAGGCTGCCCGCCGTGTCGCCGAGGTCCAGGCGCGCTATCTGCGCGGTGAGACCGTCGAGGCTGACCCCGAGCTCGACGAGGACGAGGACGCCGCCCACCATGCCTGA
- a CDS encoding ParA family protein: MDVLAIATQKGGTGKTTVSVNLAVAAAEGGRRVAALDLDPQGSLAGWATRREADDPAVDHLGLERIGQLPEILAALERQGYDLVVLDSAGALNPAAYFALRAASLVLIPARPTLLDLLATEPTLRALAGIGLADRVALLLSQCPTQGQARAATYAERLRRWGYLAEPPLTQRVDYQDALLGGQGVTEYAPDGKAAGEIRALWAWTEQRLKESCP, encoded by the coding sequence ATGGACGTCCTCGCGATCGCGACCCAAAAAGGCGGTACCGGTAAGACCACGGTCAGCGTCAACCTTGCGGTCGCCGCCGCCGAGGGAGGACGGCGCGTCGCCGCCCTCGATCTCGACCCGCAGGGCTCGCTCGCCGGCTGGGCCACTCGACGCGAGGCCGACGATCCGGCCGTCGACCATCTCGGGTTGGAACGGATCGGGCAATTGCCCGAGATCCTCGCCGCACTCGAGCGGCAGGGTTACGACCTCGTCGTCCTCGACAGCGCCGGTGCCTTGAATCCCGCAGCGTACTTCGCCCTGCGGGCGGCCAGCCTCGTCCTGATCCCCGCCCGGCCCACCCTGCTCGATCTGCTCGCGACCGAGCCGACACTTCGCGCGCTCGCTGGGATCGGCCTCGCCGACCGCGTGGCCCTGCTGCTGAGCCAGTGCCCGACGCAAGGTCAGGCGCGCGCGGCGACTTATGCCGAGCGACTTCGCCGCTGGGGATATCTCGCCGAACCACCGCTGACCCAGCGCGTGGACTACCAGGACGCGCTGCTCGGCGGGCAGGGCGTCACCGAGTACGCTCCGGACGGCAAGGCGGCCGGGGAGATCCGCGCCCTGTGGGCTTGGACAGAACAGCGCCTGAAGGAATCCTGCCCATGA